The Drosophila bipectinata strain 14024-0381.07 chromosome 2L, DbipHiC1v2, whole genome shotgun sequence genome has a segment encoding these proteins:
- the LOC108125972 gene encoding uncharacterized protein yields the protein MKQSIALLFLVVCLSRTLADPRYYDNYTVYRVYIKNSHQQKIIDQLLEQPDNYNLWHRTVREVHLMVNPRVQSEFRKIMLKNHIKTEVLIPNVQALIENQTGYRRI from the exons ATGAAGCAATCGATTGCATTGTTATTCCTTGTAGTTTGTCTGTCCAGGACATTGGCGGATCCTCGCTACTACGACAACTATACTGTTTACAGGGTCTACATCAAAAACTCCCATCAGCAAAAGATAATTGATCAATTACTAGAACAACCTGATAAT TACAACTTGTGGCATCGAACTGTCAGAGAAGTACATTTAATGGTAAATCCCAGAGTTCAAAGTGAATTTCGCAAAATAATGCTGAAAAATCATATAAAAACTGAAGTATTGATTCCAAATGTTCAAGC CCTTATAGAAAATCAAACAGGATATCGAAGGATATGA
- the LOC108125870 gene encoding uncharacterized protein, with amino-acid sequence MCEVQEFLDGLCKTFRKFKDMRRLELVQILNQVRCCECGHKMRMQNLELQSRPMKSSPPGRIRTILIISCLLLLLLYGYILHVVRRHNHMRAYGSSACESTFLYKYTDCEVIY; translated from the coding sequence ATGTGTGAAGTTCAAGAGTTTCTCGATGGCCTCTGCAAGACTTTTCGGAAGTTCAAGGATATGCGTCGTCTGGAGCTGGTCCAGATTCTTAACCAGGTCCGTTGTTGCGAATGTGGACACAAGATGCGAATGCAGAATCTGGAGCTGCAGAGCCGACCTATGAAGTCTTCCCCTCCAGGCAGGATTCGAACCATTCTTATCATCAGTTGTCTACTGTTACTCTTGCTCTATGGATATATCCTTCATGTGGTGAGACGCCACAATCATATGAGGGCATATGGAAGCAGTGCCTGTGAATCGACCTTTCTGTACAAGTACACTGATTGCGAAGTGATTTACTGA
- the LOC108125869 gene encoding protein lifeguard 3: MACCGDEEEEENRDRINPFEDRFARRQFIRKVLTLVTILLVITTAITAPFVFVREARRWAWRHRWIMFIGMGIIIFIHFIMCCCKNCFTSSPCKWILFVLYMLAHSIVVAVLATIYAPILILMAFGICAILVLALTLFAIVAPCDFTSCWVFLFLLGIAMMLIGIVCIFVYMPILHLIFASLGILLYSLYLVVDIQMIVGGKHRRHQFEEDEYVLAALSIYHDIIFLFLYILQLLGLLDDC, encoded by the exons ATGGcttgttgtggcgatgaagaggaggaggaaaaCCGGGATAGAATCAATCCCTTTGAGGATCGCTTTGCCAGGCGCCAGTTTATCCGAAAAGTTCTTACCTTGGTGACT atacTCTTGGTAATTACAACAGCCATAACTGCACCATTTGTGTTTGTGAGAGAAGCCCGTCGGTGGGCCTGGCGACATCGGTGGATTATGTTTATAGGCATGGGGATTATAATATTCATACACTTTATAATGTGCTGCTGTAAAAACTGTTTTACTTCGTCGCCTTGCAAGTGGATACTTTTCGTACTCTATATGCTGGCCCACAGCATTGTGGTAGCCGTTTTAGCAACCATATATGCGCCAATCCTT ATTTTGATGGCCTTCGGAATTTGTGCGATTTTGGTTCTAGCACTGACACTATTCGCGATAGTTGCTCCTTGCGATTTCACAAGCTGCTGGGTTTTTCTCTTCCTCCTGGGCATCGCCATGATGCTCATCGgcattgtttgcatttttgtctACATGCCAATACTCCATTTAATATTTGCTAGTCTTGGGATACTGCTATATTCCTTGTATCTGGTGGTGGACATCCAAATGATAGTCGGTGGCAAACACCGAAGGCATCAGTTCGAAGAAGATGAATACGTTCTGGCAGCCTTGTCCATTTACCatgatattatatttttgtttctttacaTATTGCAGCTATTAGGTCTATTAGATGattgttaa
- the erm gene encoding fez family zinc finger protein erm, with protein sequence MVYFSPRGMQPCSPAGEVAMMPPSKSPVMESAASDQNPGQAPAEQSAKRACPLKFSIAKIMEPDHKPSQVAVAPPPPPQLPPSSMLQDDNEEEEDPEIDADSERSCSPIEVTSLEQSPVNYDSAFKKYVPATCGGATNSATAVQQFVNTRHQELLSQYPLLYYAPNQLMCAAAAAQYAALTAQQQSLTHLSSFTASLNASLHHSQSLRRNLGHPLAAAAAAAAVAQSQAVVPNLQQSLEKSPVAQRASSGASQQANLKRKRSPQVQGEVTPPPAGSAPAASGSNRSRSRSPRSPSPHGSIEDSSPGSANGGKPKTFSCLECGKVFNAHYNLTRHMPVHTGARPFVCKVCGKGFRQASTLCRHKIIHTSEKPHKCQTCGKAFNRSSTLNTHARIHAGYKPFVCEYCGKGFHQKGNYKNHKLTHSGEKAYKCSICNKAFHQIYNLTFHMHTHNDKKPYTCRVCAKGFCRNFDLKKHMRKLHEIGGDLDLDLDLPPSYERRREYTRREPLSGSGGYPHGQASGQLTPDSSSGSMSPPINVTTPPLSSGETSNPAWPRSVGGVYPTAGGSYQLGVPPPPPPPEYASGSAFLHHHPAHQQQPQLGQQQPPHMPQQQRLSETFIAKVF encoded by the exons ATGGTTTACTTT AGTCCGCGTGGCATGCAACCGTGTAGTCCAGCGGGAGAAGTCGCAATGATGCCGCCCTCGAAGAGCCCTGTCATGGAGAGTGCCGCCTCTGACCAGAATCCCGGCCAGGCCCCGGCGGAGCAGAGTGCTAAGCGGGCATGTCCCTTGAAGTTTTCGATCGCCAAGATCATGGAGCCGGACCACAAGCCCAGTCAGGTGGCAGTAGCGCCGCCTCCCCCACCGCAGCTGCCCCCATCCTCTATGTTGCAGGACGACAACGAGGAAGAAGAAGATCCCGAAATCGATGCCGATTCGGAGCGATCCTGCAGCCCCATTGAGGTGACCAGCCTGGAGCAGTCGCCGGTGAACTACGATTCCGCTTTCAAGAAGTATGTGCCGGCTACATGTGGAGGCGCCACCAACTCGGCCACAGCTGTGCAGCAATTCGTGAACACCCGCCACCAGGAGCTGCTCTCCCAGTATCCCCTGCTCTACTACGCCCCCAACCAGCTGATGtgcgctgccgccgccgcccagTACGCCGCCCTGACCGCCCAGCAGCAGTCACTGACCCACCTGAGCAGCTTTACAGCTTCCTTGAATGCCAGTCTTCACCACTCACAGTCCCTGCGCCGCAACCTGGGGCATCCTTTGGCCGCAGCAGCCGCCGCAGCGGCAGTGGCTCAGTCCCAGGCAGTGGTGCCAAATCTGCAGCAGAGTTTGGAGAAGTCGCCGGTGGCACAGAGGGCATCCAGCGGGGCCAGTCAGCAGGCTAACCTGAAACGCAAACGATCACCGCAGGTCCAGGGCGAGGTCACCCCACCTCCGGCGGGATCTGCCCCTGCAGCTAGCGGCTCCAATCGCTCCCGATCTCGCTCGCCGCGATCCCCCTCTCCGCACGGATCCATAGAAGACAGCAGCCCCGGCTCGGCCAATGGCGGCAAGCCAAAGACCTTCTCATGCCTGGAGTGTGGAAAGGTCTTCAACGCCCACTACAATCTGACGCGCCATATGCCCGTGCACACCGGAGCCCGGCCCTTCGTATGCAAAGTGTGCGGCAAGGGATTCCGGCAGGCGTCGACTCTGTGCCGTCACAAGATCATTCATACGTCCGAGAAGCCTCACAAGTGCCAGACCTGCGGCAAGGCCTTCAACCGCTCCTCCACTCTGAACACCCACGCCCGCATCCATGCCGGGTACAAGCCGTTCGTGTGCGAGTACTGCGGCAAGGGCTTCCACCAGAAGGGCAACTACAAGAACCACAAGTTGACCCACAGCGGCGAGAAGGCCTACAAGTGCAGCATCTGCAACAAGGCCTTCCACCAGATCTACAACCTCACCTTCCACATGCACACCCACAACGACAAAAAGCCCTACACCTGCCGCGTGTGTGCCAAGGGATTCTGCCGCAACTTCGACCTGAAGAAGCACATGCGGAAGCTGCACGAGATCGGTGGGGATTTGGACCTGGATCTGGACCTGCCGCCGTCCTACGAGCGGCGGAGGGAGTACACCCGCCGGGAACCGCTCTCCGGCTCCGGGGGCTATCCCCACGGACAGGCCTCTGGCCAATTGACGCCGGACTCGAGTTCCGGGAGCATGTCGCCGCCAATAAATGTGACCACTCCGCCGCTTTCCAGCGGGGAAACCAGCAATCCCGCCTGGCCGCGCTCTGTAGGAGGAGTGTATCCCACGGCAGGGGGGTCCTACCAACTGGGAGTGCCtccgccaccaccgccaccggAGTATGCCAGCGGCTCTGCCTTCTTGCATCATCACCCGGCgcatcagcagcagccgcagctgGGGCAACAGCAGCCCCCTCACATGCCGCAACAGCAGCGGCTCTCCGAGACGTTCATAGCCAAGGTGTTTTGA